The Parashewanella spongiae genome has a window encoding:
- the ltrA gene encoding group II intron reverse transcriptase/maturase, whose protein sequence is MQTQLQQKNYRPSPVKRVEILKDNGKTRKLGIPIISDRIVQMAMTIVMQSVYEPHLHGHSYGYRPCRSAQQAVKVIEMSLKQGYQHVLDADLSAYFDTIPHAKLMAKVERRISDSSFLSLLKSFIKAPISIETVNGKWRIEASRCGTPQGGVISPLLANIYLNDFCLKIHEKTPCKIVTYADDFVVLHKQTYTQEQLDWITQQLSDEGLKLNQSKTHCVDMGKLMNEFDFLGFNFQRITGLIKGTSYIKIQASKKSQTKLKNKIRDIVKHRTSNTLGVLINKVNQVLRGWKHYFGGIGYPRGVFFRINGFVVNRFYRWHRRLSQRRSKYLSRGAYEKLRQAGLEYLPTTR, encoded by the coding sequence ATTCAAACTCAATTACAACAGAAAAACTATCGACCTAGCCCAGTCAAACGAGTAGAAATACTCAAAGACAACGGCAAAACGCGGAAACTTGGGATCCCGATAATCAGTGACAGAATTGTGCAAATGGCGATGACAATAGTGATGCAATCCGTCTACGAACCTCATTTACATGGACACAGTTATGGCTACCGTCCATGTCGAAGCGCCCAGCAAGCGGTAAAAGTCATTGAAATGAGCCTAAAACAAGGCTACCAGCACGTACTCGATGCTGACTTGAGCGCCTATTTCGATACCATCCCGCACGCTAAGTTGATGGCAAAAGTAGAAAGGCGAATAAGCGACAGCAGCTTTCTGAGTTTACTGAAAAGCTTTATCAAAGCGCCCATCAGCATAGAGACGGTCAACGGGAAATGGCGAATAGAAGCAAGCCGATGTGGCACTCCGCAAGGCGGAGTTATCTCTCCACTACTGGCTAACATCTATCTCAACGATTTCTGTTTGAAAATACACGAAAAAACACCGTGTAAAATCGTTACCTATGCAGATGATTTTGTTGTACTTCATAAGCAAACCTACACACAAGAGCAACTGGACTGGATAACACAGCAATTAAGTGATGAAGGTCTGAAGCTAAATCAAAGTAAAACCCACTGTGTGGATATGGGAAAGCTGATGAATGAGTTTGATTTCCTCGGTTTTAACTTTCAACGGATCACAGGCCTCATCAAAGGCACCAGTTACATCAAGATACAGGCGTCTAAGAAGAGCCAAACAAAGCTGAAAAATAAAATCAGAGACATAGTGAAACACCGAACCTCAAATACACTTGGCGTACTGATAAATAAGGTTAATCAAGTTCTGAGGGGATGGAAACACTATTTTGGTGGGATAGGTTATCCCAGAGGTGTATTTTTCAGAATAAATGGATTTGTAGTAAACCGGTTCTATCGCTGGCATCGTCGCTTAAGTCAACGTCGAAGCAAGTATCTATCACGAGGTGCTTACGAAAAATTACGCCAAGCTGGTCTTGAGTATTTACCCACGACAAGATGA